tttcctttCGTAACGGGCTCTCtagtatttaaatttcgtttaatttcaaGGTTTAgatatataactttttttttctttctgtcaCCCCCTAAtctttatattcatttgaaaTGTTCTTGTAAGAATGTAGGTATGGCATACTCTACGACAATACGAAATTACTCTTAGCTTTACGAACTCACATGTGTCCAGTTCCAGCGTTGAAAGGCCTTCCAGCGGTGAAATGATGGATGCTAGCGGAGATTAATTGAAGTATAAAAATTACGGGGCTACATGACGGCGGTTACGAAAAAACACTCTCGCAAGTCGACGCAAGTATGGTCTAGCAACCTGCACTACTTTTATCCTAATCCCTTATCCGCTGACGGTCCAGGTTTTGGTTTCCATAAATGATCCTGACTGGGAAAAGTAACTGGTGCGGCTAAGCTCATCCTGCGGTGCGAAGTTAGTTGTAGTTGTTCTACTGCGCACCGATCTATACATATCTAGATAGGTCGGGGTGTCCAATCAGTGATTAATCGAAGGGTAAGGCTTCGGGAACTTGGCGTAGCTCCCAGAAAGATAATTGCTTCAATTATCCGTAGCCAGGGGTTGTCCTACGCAGTATAATAACGCTAGTGGGTAGTCAGAATCCCTCCGACCGGCCAGTATTTGCAGAGGCCCGGTGGCCAGATGAAAACTTGATACTGCCAACAGAGCGGGTTTTAGTTGGGGGCACTAGTGCAAGTCGGCGACATACCTATTCTCTTGGGAGAATTCCCTCCGAGGGGGTTATGCGAATCACGTGGTTGGGGCTCCAAGGCGAGGCAACCACCGCGAAAACCCAGTTGTCACTTAAAATTTTGGGGCAGTTTCGTTTTTCCCTCCAGTATGTGATCAGATCACGTCACCGATCAGACGACGCTAGTAAGTAGTGGCGCTTAATCTTTAACTCTATTAAGAGGACTTGCACAATGATTTAGCCGGAATATGTTTCTGGTTACGAAAAGAGCGGGACTGTAGCCGCGTGGGCATTTATATACCACCAAATTCCAATAATTATAGCTGTGCTTCTATTGGAAAGTTGGAAGACGCTCTCAGTGTTGGGCAACGTTTTCGGACATGTTAATCGATAATTAGACTGAGGTTATCGACCACAGCCTAAAAGCATACCCACTGAATGAACTAACCCATCCCTAGAGTCAAGTTCTCAGTTGTAAGTGGCcaacatttataattttttctatttgcaaattcttttcgcttacCATGCCGACCATTACACCACCCGATAATATTTCTTCGTTAGATGCAATATTAGCGGGAATTAGCTTCGAATGTCCTTTGCATGATACGTTCCTACCTCTTTTCCTTGTAAATTTTCAAGCTGGTAATAACAATTTCCTAGTTTCTTCTTGATTCGGGACTTTACAAATTGTGGGCCTAATTTTGAGTTAAAATTCTGCGCGAATTTGCTTTGGGCAAAATTTCGACGGAATACTTCCTGTCCTTCCTTAAAGGAAATTGGTTTCGCGCGTAGGTTATATTGCCGCACATTGCTATCATAGGCACGACAAATATTGGCCTGAATGTCTTTTCGAATGATGGCTAAATTGTCAGATCGGGAAATCGGTGTTATCGGTTCTTCCAATAGGGATAAATTTTTTAGCAGTTTATAATCAGATCCATGGGTAATCATATCTAATCCTAAGAAAGGCAGCTTTAAATTGGACTCCATTGTCGCTCACGATGGTTTCGGGAACACCTACACTATGAAAGACatgttttaaaagaaaatctatGATTGCCGTTGAGGTAAATCTTTTTAGGGGTTGTAACCAAGGATATTTGCTAAAGTGGTCTAATACTATAAGCAATCCCACATGTCCTTGCTTACTACGGGGATAGGGTCCGAGCAAGTCAATATATAGCCGTTGAAATGGTCGGTACGATGGACAATGCTCACCCATGGGTGGACGTAACGTATAATTCGGGGCTTTGTTCTCCTTACATGCGTCACAGGATCGAATGTAATCTCTAACATCTTTTGCTAACCCGGGCCAAAATAGATTCCGGCGTAGCCTTGCGATGGTCTTCTGCATTCCGGCATGGGAGGACGTAAGACTATCGTGTGCCTGTCGAAGCACTTTCGGTCTTAACGTTTCGGGAACCCAAGGTTTCCAGGACTGTTTGTCGTGAAACTCATTTCGGTCAGCGTGTTCTGTACGAATGTACAAAAATTTATCTACTATTTTGGATGTCGGGAAATTTTTCTTTGCTATTcgtaaatttagtttttagcGTCGTGTAAGTGTCCTCGTTAAACGCTTCCGAGCTAATGTCGATTATAGGGGCCATGTCTAATGCATTTATTTCGTTCTCGAATAGTCTAGACAAAGCGTCAGGGACAACATGATCTTTTCCTTTTCGATGCGAGAATGAAAATTTGAACTGTTGCAATCTAAAAATCCACCTAGCCAGTCTTCCTGTTACATTCTGTTGGCGCATGAGCCATAATAAGCTAGAATGATCGGTAACTACTTCAAAGTCCTGCAGTTCTAAGTAGCAGCGAAACTTTTCAATGGCTAATACCATTGCTAAGCATTCTCGTTCGGTGACGCTATAATTACGTTGTGATCgacttaatttttttgacaTATAGGCAATGGGCTTTTCAGCTTTATCTTCCGCTAGTTGAACCAACACTGCACCGATGCCGAAATCACTGGCGTCACAGTGAAGATAAAACTTCTTCTCAAAGTCTGGGTTTGTTAAAACCGGTGCAGAGGTCAATATGATTTTTAGTCTATCCATCGCTACTTGAGCTTCTGGAGGCCAAgcaaattttaactttttagaAAGCACATCTGTGATTGGACATGTGAGATCCGCGAAATTGGGTATGAACCGACGGTACCAGCCACAAACTCCAAGAAATCCCCTTACTTGTTTCAGATTTCTGGGAGCTGGCCAATTTACTATACACGAGATTTTAGCTGGGTCCGAACAAATACCTCCACTACCAATGACGTAACCCAAATAATTGATGCTTGTTACTCCAAACTGGCTTTTGTCCATGTTAAGAGTAAGATTGGCTTTGCGAAATTCCTCGGCCAATCGAATCAGTACTACGGAGTGAGACTCAAAATCTTCGGACACAACGCAAAGATCGTCTAAGTATCCAAAGACACAATAGCGCAGATCGGCTGGAATGATCTGATCCATTAAGCGACACATCGTAGATGGTGCATTACAAAGCCCGAATGGCATAACCTTAAACTGGTATAACGGTCGCCCTGGCAACGTGAATGCAGTTAAAGGTTTTGATTCAGCACTGAGCTGTATTTGCCAATAAGCATCTTTTAAATCGAGCTTAGATATGATGTTAGCTTTGGGCAATCGGGAAAATATTCCGTCAATGCTGGGCAACGGATAAGCATCCTTCTTGGTAGCATCGTTAAGCCTGCGTGCATCCAGGCAAAGTCGAATTTTATTAGGTTTGACGACCAGACGCAATGGAGAACTCCATGGGCTTACAGAAGGCTCAATAACATCTAATCGCAGCATTCGATCAGTTTCTGCATACAGTAATTTCTCTACTGCGGGACTGACTGGATAGAATCTCTGTTTAACGGGCTTTGCATTTCCGACGTCAATGCAATGTTCAATAAGTGAGGTGCGACCTAATCTCTCTGAAGCTTTTGGAAATAATTGCTTCACTACTGCTAGACGCTGACTTTCAGACGACGTTAAGGGATACATGTTTTCCCCGGCCAACTTATTGTCTTCGATTGGTACGTGTACGGATGATATAATATTTGGAGCAATTTGGAAAGTTCTCCAAAAGTCGTGGCCAAGAATAAGTCTTTGTTTGATACTGGGAATTATATACAACCGTAGGGGTTTCCTAACTTTATTATAGGTTAGTTCGATGTCTAGGAACCCTATTATGGTTTGATTTTCACCACTTGCTGTCTTAGCTCGCGATTTGATAGGTTTAAATTGAGGATGACTTAAAAAATCCTGTTGTGCTAGCTCTTCTCCGACAACTAATGTTCGCTCCTGTGTCCAACACACCAAGTTCTGTATACCCCATGAACGATACTTCAGCATAGCTTCGCAAGTCACACGATTTGTTAAAGATAGTGgaaatttgtaattgtttatttcTCCTAACCTCGGCATAAAATGACTTTAATCTAAGTGTGCGCCGATTGCGGTGCGGCTTTATATCCGGAAATAGTCGCTTCCTTACTTCAGCATAGTTTTTGACCCGTTCTTCATATGGGCGCAATCGCATCGGAATGCAGTTAGCCATCGTTGGCTTATGTAATGTGGccttttcatttaaattttcggGGGCATTCGGTTCTTGTTGAATGCTCCCGTAGGTCGGTTTTCCGATTGCTTTTGAAGGCAATTTTGACATTGCGGCTTGTAGGTGTCTGGCCTGCCACAGCCGTAGCAAATTACTCGACGATCTGCTAAGCAGTTCTCCCAGATGTGACCTTTTTCTTCGCAGTTCCAGCACTTTAGCTTTTCCGTAGATCTACGTAAAGCAGCAATTTCTGCACCCGTTGGAGAAATTTCTTCTACCTCCGAGCTATGATCTTCTAACGCAAAAACCTGTCGGCGATTTGGAATTGATTTTGTCTTAACTTGTTCTGTCCGGCAACGTTGACGGAGTGACGCACAAATGTTAGACCAAACTATTCCATCTACCTGCTTGTGGTATCTCCAATACCATGATCTAGCCTTACCGGTGAACAATACATGCATGTTCTTACACATACTTGTAAAGTCACTGCCCAAGGTTTCGTCTGTGAGCGCTTTaattctatatataaattcttcaACGCCTAACCCGTCAGTAGATCCATCAAAATGTACTCCCCACTTTTGCATGATGTCGACTGTCTGCCGAGAACTTATTGAGGACGAACTGAAAGAGGCTTGCTCACGAGTCATGTCCGGCCCTTGGGAGTTGCTTGGTGGTGGAAGGTGCTGTATGGATAAGGACGATAAAACCCTGGTAATGGTTTGCTCTATCATATCTTGAATTGTATTATAATCCACCGCTTGAGTTCGACGTGAGTCGATGGTTCTGACTGGTCGACCCGAACGGGGCCTTCCACGAGGGGGTCTAGCAATACCCTCACGATGCTCGGTACTTTGACTAGCATCCAATACAGAAGACGGAGCACCACTGGTATTCAAAGGAAGTGGTTCCGGTATGTTGGCCGGATTAGCTTCTTCTAACTGGGCTAGAGCTCTGGCTAAGTTTCTAGTAGTTACTCCACACTGAACCGTCGCTGTCGGCACAGGCAATGGTTGCGCTCGAAATGGCGAACAATTTCCAACCACtactttaatttcttttttattaattggaGCATTACAAGAATAACAACACGAATTCTCGGTTAACCAGGCTTCTACACAATTTTTATGAAAGACATGCTTGCACGCTAAATGATAACAAGGATTGGTGTTATCCATAACCGTTGAGCAAGGAGCGCAATTATTCTCCATGTTACCTTCAGAAGAAGTTCTGGGAGGCGTATTCACTACTGGCATTGCTGGTcatcttaattttttttttcctgaaTTTGACATTTGAtggcaatttaataaaatggaGGTAATTGTATTAGCCTGCCGTATCTATAACTAGCGTTGAGGATTGGACTATTGAAAGTCTGATTTCCCGATTGAAATGAGTGCGTTGACTAACTTTCTACAGGTTTCTGTTCGGCAAGTGGAAGCATTAAGCTGCATCCTCACAAGTTCCAGACAACAGATACTTCTAGATCGTATTTTTACTGACAACTCGCAACTCACAGAGCTATCAGATGTGTTTTAAGGAATTTGCAGCAGTAGCGGCCTGTGGAAACAACACTCTACCAGCTGAGCGATCATTAAGTATTGATATTCGATCAGAGTCAATTCATCAATATTCTTTAAGTGCTCGTCCCTTTCGCTTGCAAATAAGCGACTGGGATTCTGCACAAACTCCTACCACTGAACAGTAGAGCATTGATAGTTAGGGACACAAGATTTCCGAATAGCTGATGTTTTGCTAAATTCATGGGTTGGTGTACACTTCAGGTTTCTCGGTTTGATATCCGGGTCCGAATAGCAACGTCGTAGGCCTTATTAATGGTCGCACTTCTCCCTCTGAAATGCGATAGAAAGATCACGCCGATCTAACTACTTCCACACTTCAGTATCCTTGGGAAATCCCATAAAGGACAATAAATTGGATTAGGAAATCTATACCACTGAACGTTGTAATCGTACCGTGGCctgccccacgttgggcgccaaaagtTATGTAATGGTTGACTTAAGCATGAGAAGCCGAGGGGTATAACAGTACCCAAGCACTGGTGATTCGTGCTCTCACTCTTCTACTCGATTATGAATAATGGCGGGCGGAATCCTCTGGTGCCTTAGCTCTTTCGGCGATGGGGTGGGTCGGATTGCCTTTCATAACGGTCCACACATATTTAATTGTTAGGATTCCTACGGAAACTATAAGTTACTAGGCTTGTACATTCCAtactaaaagaagaaaactaaaaaataaaacggaactcgccatgtgaaaaaaaagaagaatgtTACAGACGACAGCAAGACTAAACGGTAGCAAGGTGTTTGGTGGAATTTGAACCTCGCTTTCTCTACCCAACCCGACCATAATCTTCACGATAGCATCTTCGAAAATTCCCTATAGAGACTTCcgattttatttaagctgCCATGTCAACTCAGGATAATTACAGGTTTAGCAAttcatgattttttttaagttcatataataaatttatttacaaaagaggCTGGATTGCCGAACAAATAAGAAGTAgtaatagtattcatttatgcaaCTTCATTGAGCGCTtactcaaaacaaattaaaaaaactaaaaaaaatctccttcatttacttaaattacTATCAAAATTTTCATTCAGTACATTTCCTTAGATctaaaagtatttcatttaattcattttgtgATGTCttatcttaatatttatggttaaatGTTGAGATTTTTATCAAACGAACTATGCATAAggttagaaatatttttttgaataagAATGCTAGGCCATATGGAGTCGcgttatggaaaaataaaaattaaaaaaatttcctttCGTAACGGGCTCTCtagtatttaaatttcgtttaatttcaaGGTTTAgatatataactttttttttctttctgtcaCCCCCTAAtctttatattcatttgaaaTGTTCTTGTAAGAATGTAGGTATGGCATACTCTACGACAATACGAAATTACTCTTAGCTTTACGAACTCACATGTGTCCAGTTCCAGCGTTGAAAGGCCTTCCAGCGGTGAAATGATGGATGCTAGCGGAGATTAATTGAAGTATAAAAATTACGGGGCTACATGACGGCGGTTACGAAAAAACACTCTCGCAAGTCGACGCAAGTATGGTCTAGCAACCTGCACTACTTTTATCCTAATCCCTTATCCGCTGACGGTCCAGGTTTTGGTTTCCATAAATGATCCTGACTGGGAAAAGTAACTGGTGCGGCTAAGCTCATCCTGCGGTGCGAAGTTAGTTGTAGTTGTTCTACTGCGCACCgatctatacatatatagataggTCGGGGTGTCCAATCAGTGATTAATCGAAGGGTAAGGCTTCGGGAACTTGGCGTAGCTCCCAGAAAGACAATTGCTTCAATTATCCGTAGCCAGGGGTTGTTCTACGCAGTATAATAACACTAGTGGGTAGTCAGAATCCCTCCGACCGGCCAGTATTTGCAGAGGCCCGGTGGCCAGATGAAAACTTGATACTGCCAACAGAGCGGGTTTTAGTTGGGGGCACTAGTGCAAGTCGGCGACATACCTATTCTCTTGGGAGAATTCCCTCCGAGGGGGTTATGCGAATCACGTGGTTGGGGCTCCAAGGCGAGGCAACCACCGCGAAAACCCAGTTGTCACTTAAAATTTTGGGGCAGTTTCGTTTTTCCCTCCAGTATGTGATCAGATCACGTCACCGATCAGACGACGCTAGTAAGTAGTGGCGCTTAATCTTTAACTCTATTAAGAGGACTTGCACAATGATTTAGCCGGAATATGTTTCTGGTTACGAAAAGAGCGGGACTGTAGCCGCGTGGGCATTTATATACCACCAAATTCCAATAATTATAGCTGTGCTTCTATTGGAAAGTATGAAGACGCTCTTAGTGTTGGACAACGTTTTCGGACATGTTAATCGATGATTAGACTGAGGTTATCGACCACAGCCTAAAAGCATACCCACTGAATGAACTAACCCATCCCTAGAGTCAAGTTCTCAGTTGTAAGTGGCCAacattgcatttataattttttctatttgcaaattcttttcgcttacCATGCCGACCATTACACATTTTACAATAAGAGAAACTCCAATAAAAGCTTTCGGCCGGGTAATAGTGGACACTATTGGTCCGCTACCAAAATGAGAAAATGGCAACGAACATGTAATCACACTAATATGTaatttaactaaatatataGTTGCCATACCAGTCGCAATTAAAAGCGCAAATACTGTCGCTAAAGCTATTTATGAATCTTTTATTCTAAAGTACGCTCCAATAAAGAAGTTCATTACGGACATGGGAACAGAATATAATAATTCAGTTATAAATGACTTGTGCAAATGTCTTAAAACAGTTGGAACAGTAGAAAAAAGTCACCGTACGTTCAATTAATATATACGTTCATACATATCGGTtaataaaactgattgggacgtaGGCTTCAATATTTCGTATACTGTTTCAACACAACCCCATCAATGGCACATAACCATTGTCCATATGAAATTGTCtttggtaaaaaaaataatttaccaaaacattttattagcATAAGTAATATAGAAcccatatataatatagatgaTTATGCTAAGGATTGTAAATATAGATTAGAAGTAGTCCATAAAAGAGCTAGAGTTATGATAGATGAACATAAAGAACAAATTAAGAATCTTTATGATCAGAAAGCAAAAAACTTAGATATATCAGTAGGAGATAAAGTTCtattaaaaaaccaaacagGACATAAGTTAGAATCTCAATATATAGCGGTCCATATAAAGTAACGGAAATAGGAGACTATAATAACATTATAACAGTTTACGTTTGGCAGCCGATGCGATCAGTTGTACATCTCTCCCAAATCAAACTTCTAAGCGTGTCAAGCTTAAGTGGCAAATAAACAACTTTCTATAAATAGATCGCGCTTATCAGTTAGGACACCAGTCGTTACAAGCttacaacaaatttaagaAGCTTAAAACCCAACCGAAATGCGTCCTCCACCAGACATTTGGAAGGAAAAGCCTTCACCAACAAGCAAATTTCTGATAATAACCAGAACCGATGAAACAACTTTCGCAGGAGTCTCACCGTTCACGatcaaaaatgtaattgaCCTCACGGCCGAAGGTGCAGTCGTTAGTTGTAAGAGACTACGCGACGGAAACCTTCTCCTACAAACAAAGACAACCATTCTGCACATACCCGTAGCAGTCTCAGAGCACCGAACTCTGAACTACTCAAAGGGTGTAATATACTTCAACGATCTACGGGGAATTGAGGAAGAAGAGATTCTTCATCACctgaaaagccaaaaagtttCCGCCGTAAGAAAAATTATGAAGACTCTTACAGTAGAGCCGACAGAAACTGGACTTATTACCCTGACATTCGAAAAACTAGACCTCCCGGAATACGTCTATATTGGATACGAAAGAGTCCAAGTTCGTCCTGATATACCAGCCCCAATGAGATGCAACAACTGTCTACGTCTAGGCCATCTCCAAAAATTCTGTAAGAACACAGAGACCTGCTTTATGTGCAGCCAACCTGCACATATCGACTTCACATCAGGGGAAAAATGCGAACGCGGAGTCTGCTGCATCAACTGTACCGGAAAAAGGATGCCGGATAATAAACACCATCCTAGAGACAGAAATTGCCCAGTATTTTTTAGCAATAAAGAAATACAAGCTATAAAAACCCTCCAAAAAGTGGACAACAGAACTGCCTGGTCGCTATACAGGAAGAGACACCATCATGATGGATCCCTTTACGCATCGGTGGCAATACACAACGATTGACACAGAATCCGCCCTCGACATCAGCATCAACCTCCCATCACACACCATCATTAGAAGACACTTGCAGACCCATCATAGGATATGACGACAAAGAAGATGAAATTATGCTATCGGGCTCATCCTCTACCGAGGAAAGAAACATTAAGGATAGGACAAACTGTAAAGTAAATATACTCCCTAGAAATATAAGTAACAGAACTAAAAGAAATCTTATTAATAGAGAAAAACCAAGTAGcacaataataacaagatcaaagcttaaaaatattacagaaTTAACTCAAAACTAATCGAAAAATCCAAATAAGCACAAAAACTAGATATAAATATGGCCCTTAAAGGAACATTAACGGCTACACAAACAATTATAATGAACTCTTAATTCTTATAAAACAACATAAACCCAAAGTTATTTCCCTTTAGGAAACACACATAACTCTCTCCCTACAATTCCCCATCCCTGTAAATTACATAATGTACAATACTACGTCAATCATAGGAAAATGTGGAGTCGCCTTGCTGATCCACAAATCTCCTCAACATAAACCAATTCCAGTAGGCTATACTTTCGATGCCATTGCGTTAGAAAATCACTCATAACAAAAATTTAACATCTTTTCTGCGTATATTCACCTTCACAAAAATTCACTACTTTGGATTTA
This portion of the Drosophila yakuba strain Tai18E2 unplaced genomic scaffold, Prin_Dyak_Tai18E2_2.1 Segkk50_quiver_pilon_scaf, whole genome shotgun sequence genome encodes:
- the LOC122319674 gene encoding uncharacterized protein LOC122319674 is translated as MRPPPDIWKEKPSPTSKFLIITRTDETTFAGVSPFTIKNVIDLTAEGAVVSCKRLRDGNLLLQTKTTILHIPVAVSEHRTLNYSKGVIYFNDLRGIEEEEILHHLKSQKVSAVRKIMKTLTVEPTETGLITLTFEKLDLPEYVYIGYERVQVRPDIPAPMRCNNCLRLGHLQKFCKNTETCFMCSQPAHIDFTSGEKCERGVCCINCTGKRMPDNKHHPRDRNCPVFFSNKEIQAIKTLQKVDNRTAWSLYRKRHHHDGSLYASVAIHND